A single genomic interval of Bacteroidota bacterium harbors:
- a CDS encoding tetratricopeptide repeat protein, which yields MLQLLGVAASAQNTDLITKADSSFAAGDYAQLLVDCDAAIVEFPDSAFLYYYRGVAAFAFGENAAAKADFDKAIELESGYAEAYVARARLYYAMGERESAYKDVRACLKRDPTLLEAYLLRAEMYLDEAILSEAWSDLEDAKRLAPRDPELYCLRSEYFLIAGNPKQAIKEAGTAIRLAPDAAMGYAAQATAFEAAGDLDHAKSDIDLAIQLEPEEYGFLASRAMILDAMGDRSAALKDLERYLSKDSLAWDAYLTRAWLMMRDTNWAAAESDLLAGLKIQPNETGISDQLGYLYILSKDFSKARQILAPLVQTSPNLAFAHANLGYAILKSGDTEAALKHVQQAIKLDEFEPRSFLYRAAIYHEMKKPTKACEDLQTAKDLGFIDFYGDSEYLALKKIACD from the coding sequence ATGTTACAATTGCTTGGCGTTGCAGCTTCGGCCCAAAATACCGACTTGATCACGAAGGCAGACAGCAGTTTCGCTGCCGGTGACTACGCACAATTGTTGGTCGATTGCGACGCGGCGATTGTGGAATTTCCTGATTCAGCCTTCCTTTATTATTACCGCGGCGTTGCTGCTTTTGCCTTCGGGGAAAACGCCGCCGCCAAGGCGGACTTTGACAAAGCCATCGAATTGGAATCCGGCTACGCGGAAGCGTATGTGGCGCGAGCGCGCTTGTATTACGCCATGGGCGAGCGCGAGTCCGCCTACAAAGATGTGCGCGCTTGCCTCAAGCGTGACCCAACCCTGCTCGAGGCCTATCTTCTTCGCGCCGAAATGTACCTGGACGAGGCGATTCTCTCCGAGGCTTGGTCGGATTTGGAGGATGCCAAGCGGCTCGCGCCGCGCGATCCCGAGTTGTATTGCCTGCGCTCGGAGTATTTTTTGATTGCCGGCAATCCCAAGCAGGCCATCAAGGAAGCCGGCACTGCGATCAGGCTCGCACCCGATGCCGCAATGGGATATGCAGCGCAAGCAACAGCTTTTGAAGCCGCAGGCGACCTCGACCATGCAAAATCCGACATCGACTTGGCGATTCAGTTGGAACCCGAGGAATATGGCTTTCTGGCAAGTAGAGCCATGATTTTGGATGCCATGGGCGACCGCAGCGCAGCTTTGAAGGATTTGGAGCGATACCTCTCCAAGGATTCCCTCGCCTGGGACGCCTATCTGACCCGCGCTTGGTTGATGATGCGTGATACCAATTGGGCAGCAGCCGAATCCGATTTGTTGGCCGGATTGAAGATTCAGCCCAATGAGACAGGAATTTCGGATCAGTTGGGATACCTTTATATCCTGTCGAAAGATTTTTCCAAGGCACGACAAATTCTGGCGCCTTTGGTGCAGACTTCCCCCAATCTGGCTTTTGCCCATGCCAATCTCGGTTATGCAATTTTGAAATCAGGGGATACGGAGGCTGCGTTGAAACATGTGCAACAAGCCATCAAACTTGACGAATTCGAACCCCGAAGTTTCTTGTACCGCGCCGCCATTTATCACGAAATGAAGAAACCGACCAAAGCCTGCGAAGACCTGCAAACTGCCAAGGACCTCGGATTCATCGATTTTTATGGTGATTCAGAATACCTTGCGCT